Proteins encoded in a region of the Neodiprion lecontei isolate iyNeoLeco1 chromosome 5, iyNeoLeco1.1, whole genome shotgun sequence genome:
- the LOC107227316 gene encoding structural maintenance of chromosomes protein 4 gives MAGRNQCNSDYSDEEMETEPSDNGGVDSDDEGGVRIDADIYIPPPPKPMSEVDENGPRIMITKIVNNNFKSYAGKQVIGPFHKCFSAIIGPNGSGKSNVIDSMLFVFGYRASKIRSKKISVLIHNSSEHPNCSSCTVAVHFQTIIDKPGHEYDIVPNSEIVISRTAFKDNSSFYQLNGRKVQFKEVAKVLRECGVDLDYNRFLILQGEVEQIAMMKPKGQTSNDTGMLEFLEDIIGTVRYKEPLEKLSQKIELLTENRVEHLNRLQVVEKEKEELEEPMQHAVRYLKCENKIAQLQHQLYHCKRLRAQDECTQQELKKTEMDKDYQKLVDEMSLVKTQKNEKQAEMKEKCKKWDALQNRKDQLTAKYEEIKKKDEQLHAELVETNKRRKANMATVKTEKEKLESLSKVPEKNAKDIAECEGLHERCIADREKAEATLATLMNGLKKKTEPLLEQRRLLETELMSLRKNVDQARGNLEIAQSSLRLYTSAEVAEKAKLEELQESLKNTNDLLRQRKEQIKVFDTKIPATEQSLVEAQREFDMVKQRDISATAQLRNTRIRVEEQRSAMNASKSRNRVLDSLMQQKRQGNIPGIRGRLGDLGAIDSKYDVAISTACGPLDNILVDTVDTAQRCIAFLRQNDIGRATFIALEKQQRLWSECRERIATPENVPRLFDLIRVEDEEVLPAFYYGLRNTLVARDLDQATRIAYGEQRHRVVTLKGELIETSGTMSGGGRTSLQGRMGQSIVRAEPCAADVEKLQVDLDKIYEECNQLKDRQHQLEPQIDSLSRSLVDMKMDREKYSIEVQSLTKQKPSLESQLKIQEKKAAESVSNPNEVKKMTKAVKSAEKELEEAENDSKSTENEVVKINQQIEEIAGGKVKSQQKSIADLSKKIDKARGEICRLQVAIKTAERDSKKVAQHIETLETSVRTCENKIREIQQEKVCFETNAKELLGSLNEVTEELVERDENLATFKAELNAFQERENKMKAVKIELDQQVKEMNKVLESLQQKIPEYTRKISSLKLQPIPGETVLEFEEIPEEEVRQLDPKMVAELIEKTKARLPAEIPNMQLIKEYFEKDALYVRRVKELEEITIHRNKLRDIFEDSRRRRTHEFLTGFLIITSKLKEMYQMITLGGDAELELVDSLDPFNEGIVFSVRPPKKSWKNISNLSGGEKTLSSLALVFALHHYKPTPLYFMDEIDAALDFKNVSIVGNYIKERTKNAQFIVISLRSNMFELADYLVGIYKTYNCTKCAILDVGKYCDANNIHLPTPNLNKDYYSSSQGSRPYSQSILSKQNTNTNENRPTIIPESSSSSSSGSSVIDSELSRVYRLPELGLCPSPKTSITTVRDRRSTEIEGSTGGAHGEPSSKRRKL, from the exons ATGGCCGGTAGAAACCAATGCAACAGCGATTACTCCGACGAAGAGATGGAGACGGAGCCCTCGGATAACGGAGGTGTTGACAGCGACGACGAGGGCGGGGTTAGAATAGACGCTGATATCTATATACCTCCACCGCCAAAGCCGATGAGCGAGGTGGACGAAAATGGGCCTAGAATAATGATAACGAAGatagttaataataatttcaaaagttaCGCCGGCAAACAAGTAATTGGACCATTTCACAAG tgTTTCTCAGCGATAATCGGACCCAATGGCAGTGGCAAAAGTAATGTAATTGATTCGATGTTGTTCGTTTTTGGGTACAGAGCGAGCAAGATACGGTCCAAAAAGATATCCGTACTTATTCATAACTCGAGTGAACATCCGAATTGCTCGAGCTGTACTGTGGCTGtacattttcaaacaataatcgATAAG CCAGGACATGAATACGACATTGTTCCCAACAGTGAAATTGTTATATCTAGGACAGCATTTAAAGATAATTCATCTTTTTATCAACTAAACGGGAGAAAAGTGCAATTTAAAGAAGTTGCTAAAGTGCTAAGAGAATGCGGTGTTGATCTAGACTACAATCGATTCCTAATTCTTCAG GGCGAAGTGGAACAAATAGCAATGATGAAACCAAAAGGCCAGACGAGTAATGATACGGGTATGCTTGAGTTCTTGGAAGACATTATTGGTACGGTACGGTACAAAGAGCCATTGGAAAAATTATCACAAAAAATTGAGTTATTGACTGAAAATAGAGTTGAACATCTCAATCGACTGCAGGTCGtggagaaggaaaaagaagagcTCGAAGAGCCCATGCAACATGCCGTGCGATATTTGAAATGCGAAAATAAGATTGCACAACTTCAGCATCAATTGTACCATTGCAAAAG ATTACGTGCTCAAGACGAATGTACTCAACAAGAATTAAAGAAGACGGAAATGGACAAGGATTATCAGAAGCTCGTGGATGAAATGAGTCTAGTCAAAACGCAGAAGAATGAAAAGCAAgcagaaatgaaagaaaaatgtaaaaaatgggATGCCTTGCAAAACAGAAAGGACCAGTTGACTGCAAAGtatgaagaaatcaaaaaaaaggaTGAACAATTGCATGCAGAATTGGTGGAAACTAATAAGAGGCGGAAGGCCAACATGGCAACAGTTAAAACG gagaaagaaaaacttgaaagtTTGAGCAAAGTGCCAGAAAAGAATGCCAAGGATATCGCAGAGTGTGAGGGATTGCATGAGCGCTGTATAGCTGATCGTGAAAAGGCGGAAGCAACCCTGGCAACACTTATGAATGGTcttaaaaagaaaactgaacCGCTGTTGGAACAGCGAAGATTGTTGGAAACGGAATTGATGTCGCTGAGAAAGAATGTTGATCAAGCAAGAGGCAATCTGGAAATTGCTCAGTCTAGTCTTCGGTTGTACACGTCGGCAGAAGTAGCTGAGAAAGCGAAGCTGGAGGAATTGCAggaatcgttaaaaaatacaaatgacttattacggcaaagaaaggaaCAAATAAAAGTGTTTGACACTAAGATACCAGCTACGGAACAAAGCTTGGTGGAAGCTCAGAGAGAGTTTGACATGGTTAAACAACGAGACATATCAGCGACGGCTCAATTGAGAAATACGAGAATTCGAGTTGAAGAACAAAGATCAGCCATGAATGCCAGCAAGTCTAGAAACAGGGTGTTGGATTCTCTCATGCAACAGAAGAGACAGGGCAATATCCCTGGAATTAGGGGCAGGCTG GGTGATCTCGGTGCCATAGATAGCAAGTATGACGTAGCCATTTCAACAGCATGCGGTCCATTAGACAACATTCTTGTGGATACGGTCGATACTGCTCAACGTTGCATAGCATTTCTGCGGCAAAATGATATCGGGCGGGCGACGTTCATTGCTCTGGAAAAGCAGCAACGGTTGTGGTCCGAATGCAGAGAAAGGATAGCGACGCCAGAAAATGTTCCTAGGCTTTTTGATCTTATCAGGGTCGAGGACGAGGAAGTTCTCCCAGCATTTTATTACGGTCTAAGAAACACCTTAGTCGCTCGTGATCTGGACCAAGCTACAAGAATTGCTTACGGCGAGCAAAGACATAGAGTCGTCACCTTGAAGGGAGAGCTAATTGAGACGTCAG GAACAATGAGTGGTGGTGGGCGTACCTCTCTGCAAGGTAGAATGGGGCAAAGTATTGTTAGGGCTGAACCATGTGCAGCTGATGTTGAAAAGCTGCAAGTTGATCTCGATAAAATTTATGAGGAGTGCAACCAACTCAAGGATCGACAACACCAGCTTGAACCACAAATTGACTCGCTATCCAGATCACTGGttgatatgaaaatggacAGAGAGAAATACTCAATTGAAGTACAG TCTCTGACAAAACAGAAACCATCTTTAGAGTCGCAGCTGAagattcaagaaaaaaaagctgcAGAGAGCGTATCAAATCCAAATGAGGTAAAGAAAATGACCAAAGCAGTGAAATCTGCTGAAAAAGAACTTGAAGAAGCAGAGAATGATTCAAAGTCGACAGAAAATGAAGTAGTTAAAATAAATCAACAAATAGAAGAAATAGCTGGAGGCAAAGTAAAAAGCCAACAAAAAAGTATCGCTgatttgtcgaaaaaaatcgataaggCTAGGGGAGAAATATGTAGGCTGCAAGTTGCCATTAAAACTGCTGAAAG AGATTCAAAAAAAGTGGCACAGCACATTGAAACGTTAGAAACCAGCGTTCGTAcctgtgaaaataaaattcgtgaAATACAGCAAGAAAAAGTTTGTTTCGAGACGAACGCTAAGGAGCTCTTAGGGTCTTTGAACGAAGTGACGGAGGAACTGGTGGAAAGAGACGAAAATTTGGCAACTTTCAAAGCAGAGTTGAATGCTTTTCAAGAACGcgagaataaaatgaaagctGTTAAAATTGAGCTAGACCAGCAAGTCAAAGAGATGAATAAAGTTCTTGAATCGCTTCAACAGAAAATTCCTGAATATACGAGAAAG ATTTCCTCATTAAAACTCCAACCTATTCCTGGTGAAACTGTACTGGAGTTTGAGGAAATCCCAGAGGAAGAAGTCCGTCAATTGGATCCTAAAATGGTTGCCGAGCTAATAGAGAAAACAAAAGCAAG GCTCCCAGCAGAAATTCCGAACATGCAATTGATTAaagaatatttcgaaaaagatGCTCTCTATGTGCGTCGTGTCAAGGAGTTGGAAGAAATTACAATTCACAGAAACAAGCTGCGGGATATATTTGAGGACAGCAGGCGTCGTAGAACTCACGAATTTCTTACTGGTTTTTTGATTATTACAAGTAAATTGAAAGAGATGTATCAGATGATCACTCTTGGAGGTGACGCTGAGCTAGAACTGGTCGATTCTTTGGATCCTTTTAACGAGGGAATTGTTTTCAG TGTTAGGCCGCCGAAAAAGTCGTGGAAAAATATCAGCAATCTCAGCGGAGGTGAAAAAACTCTCAGCTCTTTGGCTCTAGTTTTTGCATTACATCATTACAAGCCTACGCCATTATATTTCATGGACGAGATAGATGCAGCTTTGGATTTCAAAAATGTGTCTATTGTTGGTAATTACATAAAA GAACGAACAAAAAATGCTCAATTTATAGTCATTTCCCTGCGATCCAACATGTTTGAACTGGCTGACTATTTGGTTGGGATATACAAAACTTATAATTGCACAAAGTGCGCTATACTTGATGTAGGAAAATATTGTGATGCGAACAACATCCACTTGCCAACACCGAACCTAAACAAAGATTACTACAGCTCTTCACAGGGATCAAGGCCGTACAGTCAGTCAATATTGTCGAAACAGAACACAAATACTAATGAAAATCGGCCCACCATCATCCCTGAGTCATCCTCAAGCTCAAGCTCGGGCTCTTCTGTCATAGATTCGGAATTAAGTCGTGTTTACAGACTTCCAGAATTAGGGTTGTGTCCTTCGCCAAAAACATCGATAACAACTGTTCGTGACAGGAGATCTACAGAAATTGAAGGTAGTACAGGTGGGGCGCATGGAGAACCAAGCAGTAAACGACGTAAATTATGA